The nucleotide sequence AATAGCTGCACATTTCGGTTACAACAAAGCACTAAAATGTATTTGCTTGATTTGGGTCGTTGGTATAATTTTCACATTTGTTTCAGAAACCCTTTTGCTGCTTGCATTGGGAAAAATGGTAAAGGGAATTGCAATAGGAATGAGTCATGCAGTGATTCCCATCTTTCAATATGAGATTATTCCATCTGGAAGAAGAGGCAGGATATTGTCCTTTTACATTTTGGCAACCAGTCTTGGAAATTTGCTTATGTACCTGTTGCCTATGATGACTATGCAAATATTGAATGAGGACCAGTATATAAAATTGCACTGGTTGATTGATCTTATCCCCATTTCCTTCGCATCAGTCTCAATTATGCTCTTCCCTGAAAGCCCCAAATGGTTAGCATCAAACAATGAGTGGGAAATAGCTGCTGAAGTACTAGAGAGTATTGAGACGGCAAATTCTGAAAAAAGTGTTAGAAACAAATACAAACGTGAGAGAAAGCGACTTGGTGATAAACACTATGTTGTCAAGAAGTATTCCACTGCAGTCAATGTGAGGAGTTGCTCGATGAATGCATTGTTTGGTAGGAAATATATTCGAGAAGTAAGCACGGGAATCTTGTTACAATTAACGATTGACCTTATTGGAGTTATTAGGTTGCTAGATTCAATGCGTTCTATATGTATTGCGTGTCAGGTACAAACGTTGAACGAAATGAGAATAGTACTGGAATTTGACTTGGTGATGAGATACATATTCATATTAGCACCAATGGGGGTTATTGACTTATTAAGAAGAAAGGACGTCTTAATGTTTGGGATGACTGTCAATACCACATTGGTGGGTGCTTACTCCATCATGTTTCTAGGGTTTTCAAGGGAGAATGAAACGAGCCAGTTTAACTTAGATATCGAGTGGGGATTGAAGGTAGAGTTTGGCAAGGAGTGTGCATCGATTGTATTGGCACTAACAGTACTAATGGACATGGTTTTCCACTCCTTGATTTTACCTGTTTGCTGGTTATATATATTGGAGAGCTTTTCCTCGTCAACCAGGTCCAAAGGCTGGATAGTCATTACAAGTTTGCACTGGCTATTTGAGTGTTCATtatctttgatttttccattcttgttttcaactttaaatggttggttgattttgatcctatttttgatttctttgagCGGTACTTTGATAATGTCACAGTtgaaagaaacaaaagagaatTCCTCAGTAGGTTCGGTGTTTTTAAGCTCAAAGCATTCAAACAACGATTGAAGTAGATGAAGCCTTGCTATATCGCGTCGCATCAACAGCCAAATTTGTGTCCAATTTTAATATTCCCTTGTAAATAGCCAACTTTACAATGCTATCATTTGTCTTTTCCTATTATCAACTTTTGGTATGTGGAAACCCTCAGTCGATCCCCCTCCTTTGAAGCCATGTACTTTTTGCAACTACCATATAAATGGTAGCTTCTCACGCTACCTCTTCCTCAAACTCATTGCAAAACTTTCTGAACTGAAgaacgaaaaaaaaaatttcaaaatctttttccataacttttttatttcctACACTAGGTGACTTGATTGAGACTTGCATGCGTCAAGTGATCATCTGGCTTCAATCATAGGTATGTCGAACCTGCTTTCAATCCAAGTTTTTGTCTTGGCGATGATTAATTGCATTTTACCAATTGTTCCAACTGAATGTATACGGGTTGACAATAAGCATATTCGTTAAGTTTCAGCCTTGTATGAGCCATTGACAACTACTAATAGATTGATTACGTGTGAGTTATATACTAACGTGCATTATATAGAGTATGTGATAGATCTTTGAGGACAATTTGTTGCTTGAATTTtttatgatgattttatcCGACCGGGCGGACATAATCCACTCCCAGTCCCTTCTTTTGTACAATTAAGGAGAAGGAGTCGCATTTCTTGTGTACAAATTTTTAGAAATGTTGATTGGTGAGTAGTTGATGAAAGGTCGTTTACTGAACAGCTAAGTAGCAGTCATTTATGAAATTGAGGAAGGACAGTTACTAACATGAAACCTAATAGTTCTAGAGTATCTTTCGTGTTACTGATCTAGTGGCTTGAAACGTCATTTCATTGAACAACAGCTATTGGCTGTGTTTTactttggtgatgattttttATATTCACACTGTATGAGGAGTTCGGCTTCCATGACTACAGATAAAAAAAACTGATTTAATGA is from Candida orthopsilosis Co 90-125, chromosome 1 draft sequence and encodes:
- a CDS encoding predicted membrane transporter, encoding MVKGIAIGMSHAVIPIFQYEIIPSGRRGRILSFYILATSLGNLLMYSLPMMTMQILNEDQYIKLHWLIDLIPISFASVSIMLFPESPKWLASNNEWEIAAEVLESIETANSEKSVRNKYKRERKRLGDKHYVVKKYSTAVNVRSCSMNALFGRKYIREVSTGILLQLTIDLIGVIRLLDSMRSICIACQVQTLNEMRIVSEFDLVMRYIFILAPMGVIDLLRRKDVLMFGMTVNTTLVGAYSIMFLGFSRENETSQFNLDIEWGLKVEFGKECASIVLALTVLMDMVFHSLILPVCWLYILESFSSSTRSKGWIVITSLHWLFECSLSLIFPFLFSTLNGWLILILFLISLSGTLIMSQLKETKENSSVGSVFLSSKHSNND